The Leisingera daeponensis DSM 23529 genome includes the window GCCGCCTGGTACCGCGTGCTGGAGGACCGCATGGCCGCCGCGGGCCACCGGATCCATGCCGCGCGGGTGCAGGCGGTGGAACTGCTGCAGCAGGCGCAGGCGGAGGCGGAAACCGCTTTTCCCGCGGCTGAGCTGGAATTGCTGCAGTCCGAGGGCAGCATGCCGTCCTCCGAGACCGATTTCAAAGAGGCGCTGGAGGAAAGCCGGTTCCGCGATCTGGCGGCGGGCCGCACCCTGGTGGGGCCGCACCGGACCGACCTGCTCGGCACCTACCGGGCCAAGGGCATCCCGGCCAAGGACTGTTCCACGGGTGAGCAGAAGGCGCTGCTGGTATCGCTGATCCTAGCCAACGCCCGTGCCCTGGCGCAGCGCGAGGGGGCGCCGCCGATCCTGCTGCTGGATGAGGTGGCGGCGCATCTGGACGCGGGCCGCCGGGCCGCGCTTTATGACGAGATCTGCGCGCTTGGCACCCAGGCCTGGATGACCGGCACCGGGCCGGAGCTGTTCGCCGAACTGGAAGGCCGCGCGCAGGTGCTGGAAGTCTCGGACCGCGGCGGCACCTCGGAGGTATTGCAGAAATGACCGTCACAGCTTGGGATCTGACGCTTTATGCCGGCGCGCTGCTGATCCTGTTTCTGACCCCGGGTCCGGTCTGGCTGGCGCTGGTGGCGCGCTCGGTTTCGGGCGGGTTCCAGGCGGCCTGGCCGCTGGCGCTGGGGGTGGCCTGCGGCGATATCCTGTGGCCGCTGATCGCGGTGGCAGGCATGTCCTGGGTGGTGTCGGAATTCACCGGCATCATGACCGTGCTGCGCTGGGTGGCCTGCCTGATGTTCCTTGGCATGGGCTATCTGCTGATCCGCCATGCAGGCGACGCGGTGGAAGAAAACCGGGCGCTCACCCGGCCCGGTGTCTGGGCCGGATTCATGGCGGGGATTGCCGCGATCCTGGGCAATCCCAAGGCGATCCTGTTCTACATGGGGGTGCTGCCGGGGTTCTTTGACCTGTCGGGCACCTCCTGGCCGGATGTGGCCGCGATCGTGACCCTGTCCTTCTTGATCCCGCTGATCGGCAACCTGGCGCTGGCGGGCATGGTGCACCGGGTGCGGCGCGCGGTGACCTCCCCGCGGATCCGGCGGCGCATCAACCTGGTGTCGGGCGGGCTGCTGATCGCGGTGGGGCTGGTGATTCCCTTCACCTGAGCGCTGCCTCTAGCCGGGCGGCAGCAGCCAGGCCCGCAGATAGGGGGCGAGCGCATCCGCAGGTGACGCGCCGTTTTCGTGTTCGGCGCAGAACCACACTCCCAGCACATGGTTGAGAAAACCCTGGATGCCTTCTGCCAGCAGGCCGGGCGGCTGGTCCTGGCGGGCCTTGCCCGTAGCCTGAAGGGTTTGCAGCCAGCCTGTCAGCAAGGCAACCTGGCGGATGAAGCTGGCCGCCACCACTTCGTCCGGTTCCGCTGCCGTGGTGCCTGAATAGCGCAGCAGAAGGTCAAAGATCACCCGGTCCTGCGCCACATAGTCCAGATGCGGCGCCAGCCGGGCGGTCAGGGCGGCAACGTCTTCGGGGGTGCCTTCATCCTCCATCCGGTTCAGCAGGCGGGTCACCTCTTCCCCGATCAGGACCGCCAGCAGCCCGTCCTTGTCCTTGAAGTGGGAAAACAGGGTGCCCTTGGCCACGCCGGCACGGGCGACCACATCCTCCACCCGCAATCCGCTGTAGCCCTGCTCCTCCACGATGGCGGACGCCACATCCAGCAGTTTTGCCCGGGTTTCCAGCCGCCGTTTCTGCGGTGCGCGTGTCATGTCTCAGCCTCACGATTCCGTTATTGACCGCGGTCATTTTTATAATTGACCATGGTCAGTTTTTGTTTAATAAAGTGACCATGGTCAACTTAACTTGTGGAGCCCGATATGTCTGCCCGGAAAATCATGATCCTGAACGGCCACCCCGGCCAAACCTCGCTGTCAAAATCCCTGTGCGCCGCCTATCAGGCCGCGGCTGAGGCAAACGGCCATCAGGTGCGCAGCCATGACATCTCGCAGATGCAGTTCGATATGGATTACGGGCAGAGCGGGTACAAAAACCCCAAACCCCTGGAGCCGGATCTGGCCGCCTTTCTGGAAGACCTGGAGTGGGCGGAGCATGTGGTGATGGCCGCGCCGCTGTGGTGGGGGGCGGTGCCGGCCAAGCTGAAGGCGGTGTTTGACCGGGCCTTGCTGCCGGGCCGCGCATTTGACACCCGCAACGTCAATTTCATGGGCCTGCCGGCACCGATGCTGACCGGCAAGACCGCCCGTGTGCTGCTGACATCCGACACGCCTTCGCTGTGGCTGCGGCTGTTCTACGGCAACGCGGTGAAGAAATTCATCAGCCGCCAGATTCTTGGCTTTGTCGGCATCAAACCCACGCGGTTCACCACGTTTGCGCCGGCCACGGACGCGCCGCAGGCCAAGGTCGGAACCTGGCTGAGAACGGCAAGCGGGCTGGGGGCCAAAGCGGCTTGATTCTGCCAAGAAAAAAGGGGGCTTGCGCGTGACATTCCCGGTCAGACTTCGTATAAAATCCCGAAGCTAAGACAGGAAGATGTGAATGTCCGGAAACGAGCAGGCCCCCGCAGAATATGGCGCGGATTCCATCAAGGTTCTCAAAGGGTTGGAGGCAGTTCGCAAGCGCCCTGGCATGTACATCGGGGACACGGATGACGGCTCGGGCCTGCATCACATGGTGTATGAGGTCGTGGACAACGGCATCGACGAGGCGCTGGCAGGCCACGCCGACCATGTGACCGTGAAAATTCACGCCGATTCCAGCGTCTCCGTCAGCGACAACGGGCGCGGGATTCCGGTGGGCATCCACGAGGAGGAAGGCGTCTCCGCTGCCGAGGTCATCATGACCCAGCTGCACGCCGGCGGTAAGTTCGACAGCAATTCCTACAAGGTGTCCGGCGGTCTGCACGGGGTGGGCGTCTCCGTGGTGAACGCGCTGTCCGACTGGCTGGAGCTGCGCATCTGGCGCGACGGCAAGGAACACATTGCCCGGTTCGAGCGCGGCGATACCGTCAAGCATCTGGAAGTGGTCGGCGATTGCGGCGACCGGACCGGCACCGAGGTCCGGTTCATGGCGTCGACCGATACATTCTCGAATCTGGAGTACTCGTTCGAGACGCTGGAAAAACGCCTGCGTGAGCTGGCCTTCCTGAATTCCGGTGTGCGGATCATTCTGGAGGACGAACGTCCGGCGGAGAAAATCACGGCCGAACTCTACTACGAAGGCGGTGTCAGGGAGTTCGTCAAATACCTTGACCGGCACAAGACCCCGGTGATGGACGCTCCGGTATACATCGTGGGGGAAAAGGACGACATCGGCGTCGAGATCGCGATGTGGTGGAACGACAGCTATCATGAGACGGTGCTGCCCTTCACCAACAACATTCCGCAGCGCGATGGCGGCACCCATGTGGCGGGCTTCCGCGGTGCGCTGACCCGGACCATCAACAACTACGCGCAGAGTTCGGGCATCGCCAAGAAGGAGAAGGTCTCCTTCACCGGTGACGACGCCCGCGAAGGGCTGACCTGTGTTCTGTCGGTCAAGGTGCCGGATCCGAAATTCTCCAGCCAGACCAAGGACAAGCTGGTCTCCTCCGAGGTGCGCCCGGTGGTGGAGAGCCTGATGGGCGAAAAGCTGGCCGAATGGTTCGAGGAGAACCCCAACCAGGCCAAGCAGATCGTCGGCAAGATCGTCGAAGCCGCTCTGGCGCGCGAGGCCGCGCGCAAGGCGCGCGAGCTGACCCGCCGCAAGACCGCGATGGACGTGAACTACCTGGCGGGCAAGCTGAAGGACTGTTCCGAGAAAGACCCCTCCAAGACCGAAGTTTTCCTGGTCGAGGGCGACTCGGCCGGCGGCTCCGCCCAGACGGGCCGGGACCGGATGACGCAGGCGATTCTGCCCCTGCGCGGCAAGATCCTCAACGTGGAACGGGCGCGCTTCGACCGGATGCTGTCGAGCCAGGAGATCGGCAACCTAGTGATGGCGCTGGGCACCGGCATCGGCCGGGATGAGTTCGACATCTCCAAGCTGCGCTACCACAAGATCGTCATCATGACCGACGCCGACGTCGACGGCGCCCACATCCGCACGCTGCTGCTGACCTTCTTCTACCGCCAGATGCCGGAGCTGATCGAGGGCGGATACCTCTATATTGCGCAGCCGCCGCTTTATAAGGTCGCGCGCGGCAAGTCGGAGGTCTACCTCAAGGATCAGGCGGCGCTGGATGACTATCTGATCAACCAGGGCGTCGATGGCGCGTTGCTGAAACTGGGCGACGGCTCCGAGATTGCCGGCGCCGACCTCACCCGCGTGGTGGATGAGGCGCGCCAGCTCAAGCGCGTGCTGGATGCCTTCCCGACCCATTACCCGCGCCACATTCTGGAGCAGGCCGCGGTGGCCGGTGCCTTTGTGCCTGGGGCAGTGGACTCAGACCTGCAGGGGGTTGCCGACAAGGTGGCGACCCGCCTTGACGCCATCGCGCTGGAATACGAGCGCGGCTGGCAGGGCCGGATCACCCAGGACCACGGCATCCGCCTGGCCCGCATCCTGCGCGGGGTGGAGGAAGTGCGCACCCTGGACGGCCCGATGCTGCGCTCCGGCGAGGCGCGCAAGACCGGCAGCTTCACCAAGAGCCTGCAGGAAATCTATGGCGCCACCGCCCAGCTGGTGCGCCGCGACCGCAGCCAGCTCATCCACGGTCCGCTGGGCCTGCTGCAGGCGATTCTGGAGGAGGGCGAGAAGGGCCTGACCCTTCAGCGCTACAAGGGCCTGGGGGAAATGAACCCGGACCAGCTGTGGGAAACCACTCTGGACCCGGACGCCCGCACGCTGCTGCAGGTGCGCGTCGACGATATGGTCGAGGCGGATGACCTGTTCACCAAGCTGATGGGAGATGTGGTGGAACCCCGCCGGGAATTCATCCAGAAAAACGCCCTCAGCGTCGAAAATCTGGACTTCTAAGACCCTGTAGGTGTGCGGATATTTCTTCGCGGCGCGCATATTTTTTCGCGCCGCGGACGTGCTCCTTGAAGATTAGATCGCGCATTTTCAATTGTTAGGTAAATTGGGCGTCGCGGAACGCGTCGACCTGTCTGAGTTAGGCTTCTTGCAAGCGACAGAGCGATTGCTTCGGCGTCGATGCCATATCTCAACGCAGAGGCGCGTTGCCTATCAATCGAACTCCGGTAGGGGGGTAAGAGGCCGAGCCGCCGCTTTAGATGGCCATGGTTGAGGATCGGTTGAAAAAGGCCAGGCGGCATTGCAGCCTGGCGTCTGTAGACGGTCTGCGAACCGGGCATGAGTGGCAGTCGCTAAAGTTACTTGGGGGTTATGCAAAACACTACGCCACATATCTTGGTCGTTGATGACCATAGCGAGATTCGGAATGCAGTTACCCGGTATCTCGAAAAGAATGGTCTGCGAACATCGGTCGCGAAGGATGCAAGAGAAATGGATGCTGTCTTGGCATCCAGCAACATTGATCTTGTGGTATTGGATGTGATGATGCCTGGCGAGGACGGTCTTTCTGCGTGCAAACGGCTGTCTCATGTTGGCGATGTTCCGGTTCTGTTGCTGACGGCTCTCGGCGAGGACATTGACCGGATTGTCGGCCTGGAAACCGGCGCGGATGACTATCTAGCCAAACCGTTCAATCCGCGCGAATTGCTGGCGCGCATTCGAGCCATTCTGCGCAGAACATCCGGCACGGCGTCTCCGGCGGGCAGGCTTGCCGGAAAGCGCATCCGGTTCGCGCAATGGATTCTGGACACCGACCGGCGCGTGATCGTGGATAGCGACGGTCGAGAAACCAGTCTGACCAGCGCTGATTTCAAGCTTCTTGTCGTGATGTTGGAGCGGTCTCGAATGGTGTTGAGCCGCGAGCAACTCATGGAATTGACATCTGGCCGGGCAGCGGCTCCGCTAGACAGGACAATCGATAACCAGATCAGTCGCCTAAGGCGCAAGATTGAGCAGGACCTTCTGCGCCCGTGCCTCATCACGACCTATCGAAACGGGGGGTATTGCCTCGCAGCAGATGTAGAGGTTTTGGACAAGTGAGGTTTGCACCACAGAGCCTTCGGTTGCAAATCGTCGGGCTGGTCTTGGTGGCACTTGTGATTGCACAAGCCATTACGCTTGTTCTGCTGGAAGACCAAAGAAACCTTGCTGTGCGAGCAGCAATTGGCGACGAGGCTACCGGCAGGGCAGTGAATGTCGTGAGGCTGATAGAAAAAGCACCGGAAAGCCTGCGCGGGCAGATTGTAAACGCGGCTAATTCTCCCTTGGTGCAATTCGAGATTGGCACCATTCCTGTAGTCGACCATGCATCTCATGATGCGAAAGGGGCCACCGAAGCAAGGGTACGTGCCCTGCTTGACGAAGATTTCAGCCGTGAAGTACGGGCTGAATTACACGAGATAGACAGTTCAGCGCTGCCGTTCACCTATCTTGAGCCAAAGATGGCGGAACAGCACAGGGAAATGATGCGCGGTCAATTGCTTGCGGTCGAAATGCAGCTTTCGATTGCTCTTTCAGGAGGTGACTGGCTTAACGTCTCGACACGGTTTGAACGGCCTCCTTTTCAATGGCCGCAATTTGCTGCTCTATCTTTCGGGTTAAGCGCGGGTTTCATACTGCTCGCACTGTTCTGGTACTTCCTCGCGCGGGTCACGGGGCCCTTGCGGCTATTGGCGGATGCTGCCGAGAAGCTTGGTCCGGAACAATGCGGACCCGTGCTTCCCACAGCAGGACCGCGCGAGGTAAGGGAGTTAATCCAAGCCTTTAATCGAATGCAGAACCGGATTGTCAGGCTAGTAGCGGAACGGACCCGCATGCTTGCGGCGATGGGGCATGACCTGCGCTCACCGCTCACAGCAATGCGTGTACGGAGTGAGATGGTCGAGGATGAAGAGACCCGCGATAGCCTCATAGCTTCAATTGAGGAAATGCAGCATATGGTCGAGGAAACGTTGTCCTTTGCGCGTGGATTGGCGGATGCCGAACCACGGCAAGACGTTGATTTAGGAACGTTTCTCGAAGCTCTGCGCGAGAGTATGCCGGAAGGTTTCACCTTGGCCCAAGGAGATTGTGTGCAGGTACGGGTTCGCCCGAATGCAATGCGGCGTGCCTTGCGAAATGTGATCGAAAATGCCCAGCGATACAGCGGAGGCGCAGAGGTCAGCTACGCAGCAGTGGCCGAAACCGTCATCATCCGGGTCTGCGACCGAGGGCCCGGCATTCCTGAATCTGAGTTGGAGCGCGTGTTCGATCCATTCATGCGTCTGGAGGCTTCGCGCTCGCGCGATACCGGCGGACACGGACTGGGCCTGTCAATCGCGCGCAGCATTTTGCGTGGGCATGGCGGTGACATTGTGCTGAGCAATCGCTCAAGCGGGGGGCTTTGTGCTAGCCTGATGCTGCCACTGGGAGCATGAATTCGAATTCAGGTCTTTGGTCTTTGGCCGGTGTTTTCTTGGGCTTCAGGCTTGGATGTGTGACAGGATTTTCCGGTCACCCTATGCAATACGAAATGCAGGCCAAGGCAAACGGCAAGCGGTAATATGATCCAAAGATTGCCTGATAGTGATGTCAGGCCAGTCCCAAAGATCATTGCAATTGCCACTGGCGCAACGAATACCAAGCAACACAACACAATCCCCCATCTGGCTAGCCACGGAGCACTATCGTCGCGGGGTGCAGGTTGCTGTTCCATATGATGAACCCTTCCTTTCGATTCCGCCGACTTCACTCGCATGTTCCCGCGGGGGCAGGTCAAGGATACATATCGATACAAAACCAAACTTGCTGCCGGATTGATCTTCCAGCACTGAAATGAAGCCCGCCGGTACACGGCAATAACGCAACTCAGTGGCTTCATCAGGACAACTGAAACAAATGAGCAAGTTTAGTCTGGTGACTTTCGCAGTGGTTTTGGCAGCTGTTCTCTTTCTTGTTTGGACTAGCCTTGAGACCGGGGGGCAACCGAAATCGCTGACACCGCTGGATGTAACTGGGCTGGAAAAGCCATCCGCCATTGCTGAAGTTACCTTGCCCGCTCAACTGTCTGAAAACGCCCAAATTGGAGAGCGGGTTTTCGAGGCGAAATGTGCGGTGTGTCACGGCCGGAATGCAGCTGGTCAGAACGGTGTGGCACCGCCCTTGGTGCATTCGATCTACCGCCCTGGCCACCACGCCGACGCGGCCTTTCTGATTGCCGCCCGGAATGGGGTGAGGGCGCATCATTGGAAGTTCGGAAATATGCCACCGGTTGAGGGGGTCACCGATGGAGAAGTGCGTTTAGTCACCCAGTATATCCGCGAATTGCAACGGGCTAACGGGATCGATTGATGCCCACCCAAGTGAGCCGGGCATCCCAAGACAGAATGGCAAGAACATGTTGAGCAGACGTTCCTTTCTATCGGCATCGGGCGGCACGGTCGCTCTGATGGCGTTGCCCGCAACGGCGATACGCGCCGAGGCTGCGGTGGCCAAGCTGATTGCGCGGGAGAATGCGGTGCAATTGCTGCCTTCGAGCTATCCGGAAACAACGGTTTGGGGTTATGGCGGTCAAGCACCGGGGGCGGAGATTAGGGTACTTCAGGGTGACCGGATCCAGCGCCAGTTCGTCAACCAATTGCCGAAGGCCAGCTCAGTCCACTGGCACGGGCTGCGTGCGGAAAACGCTATGGACGGTGTATCGGGCCTGACACAGGACGCTGTCCTTCCGGGTGAGAACTTCGAATATGATCTGCTGGCAGAAGACGCCGGAACCTTCTGGTATCACTCGCACAACCGCTCGGCCGAGCAGGTGGCGCGCGGGCTTCACGGTCCGCTGATCGTCGACGAACCGGCGCCGCCGGACGTGGATCGCGATGTGACGCTGATGTTGGACGACTGGCGGATCGACCCCGAGACCGGCCAAATCACCCTGGACTTCGATGCCCCGCATGATCTGTCGCATGGCGGGCGCCTGGGCAATTTCATCTCGACCAATGGCGAGGCCGCATATCAGCTCCCGGTCAAGCGGAACGAGCGGCTGCGCCTGCGCATCGTGAACGCGGCCAATGCCCGGCTGTTCACGCTTGGCCTCCAGGGGCTTGACGGTTGGCTGATGGCCTATGACGGGATGCCGGTACCAAGCCCCGAGCCGGTGCCGGAGACGCTCACCCTGGGTCCCGGTCAGCGGGTGGATTTATTCGTGGATGTCATCGCAGAAGAGGGCGAGGAGGCATTGCTGGGGCGCATTGACCAGAGCAAAGGTTACGTTCAGGCGTCCTTTCCGGTCTCGGGCAGCGCCAGCGCCAATCGCCGCCCCGCGCCCGCGCCGCTGCCGCCCAACCGGGCACCGGACCTGACCGGTCTGGCCGATGCCGCGATCCTGCGGCTGGAGATGAGCGGCGGTGCCATGGGCGGCATGCGCGAGGCCATCTGGAAAGGTTCCAGCCGCAACGCGGGCGAACTGATGGAGAACGGGCAATTCTGGGCTTTTAACGGGCTTGTAGGAATGACCGAGACACCGCTGGCACGCCTGTCGCTTGGCCAGGTCGCGCGCATGACCGTGGTCAACGGAACCGTCTTTCCTCATGCGATGCACCTGCACGGGATGCACTTCCGGGTGCTCGCCAAGGACGGCACCCCCGGACCGTTGCGGGACACGCTGTTGACCCTGCGTGGGGAAAGCCATGAGATTGTCTTTGCCGCCGACAACCCGGGCCGCTGGGCCTTTCATTGCCACATGCTCAGCCACGCGGCATCTGGCATGATGACCTGGATCGAGGTGACGAGATGAAACCCATCTATCTTGTCAGCTCTGCCGTTGCGATCATTGCTGATGGCGCGGTGATCTATGCCGCGCGCGCAACGGCTTCGCCCGTACCGGGAGGCGCGTCCTCAACTGCGTGCGCAGCGAGCGACGCCAGGCTTGCATAAGGAGAGGCGCTCTATGAGGAAAGCTGCGCCCGTTGCCACGGCAGACCGTTCGAAGGGCAGCCGAATTGGAACGAACCGTGTGCAGATGGGCGCCTGCCGGCGCCGCCGGCTGCGATGGGGGTAGAGCTGGAAAGCGATATGCCCGCGTTCGCCGAACAGCTTTCCGACAACCAGATCCGGTCGAGACCGGACTACATCGACTCGACCCGGCCAGCGCGCGTCCGTGCTGCCCAGGCCGGGCGGACGCGCGCCGACGAGGAGGCAAAAAACCAATGACACGAACCAAGACGATAGTCCTCTGGGCCAGCCTTTCTGCGATGCCCTTGATCGCCCAGGCAAATGAACGCAGCGCTGACGAGATCAAGGCGCTGGTTTATGAGGCGATCCTGGAGCGCCCTGAGATCATCCTGCAAGCGGTCGAACAACTGCAACAGGCTGAAGAGGCAGAGCAAGCCGCATCGGCACGTGCGGCCCTGACCGAAAGCCGCAACAATCTGTTTAATGATCCCAACGCGCCGGTTCTGGGTAATCCAGAGGGTGATGTGACCGTTGTAGAGTTCTTTGACTACAACTGCCCGTATTGCCGCCGCGCCATGGCCGAGGTTCAGGGGCTGCTTGATGCCGATCAGAATGTTCGGCTGGTCTACCGCGAATGGCCGATCCTGGGAGAAGGATCCGATTTCGCAGCCCGCGCCGCGTTGGCGGCGCGCCAGCAAGGTAAATACGAGGCGTTGCACTGGGCGCTGATGGGAATGTCTGGCAAGGCGAACGAGATCAGCGTTTTGCGGATCGCGCGCGAAGTCGGGCTTGATATCGATCAGCTGAAACGCGACATGGAGGCCCCCGAGGTCGCTGCCCATATCGCGCAGTCCATGGCGCTTGCGCAGAAGCTTGGGTTCAATGGCACCCCGTCATTTGTCATCGAGGACGCTTTGGTGCCCGGTTTCGTCGAGCAGTCGCAACTGCAGTCAGTGGTTGATAGCGCACGCGGCGCTGCGAGCGATTAACTCGTCCCCGAGACAGCGCCGCCTCTTTCACTTCCATCATCCACGCCCTCGTCCGGGGCCTTCATTTGAGAGGCGTGCCCTGAATTGTAACGATCTGTCGCAGCACTCAGGCTTGGTTACATCCCGATACAAATCTCTTTCTCGTCACGCTGGTACGGTCTGAGGTCACTCCCGATATCTGACAGTACCGGCGATCTGCTGCCGCCCGTTCAACCTTCAACCATAGGTGCCAAGTTGCAGAGCAGACATGTGCAGAGACTATTCCCCAGCCGTCTGGTGACGGTCGCACTACTTGTTGCTTTGGGGGGTGTGCTCGCGGTGGGACTGTCCGGCGGATGGATCGGACTCGATCAGCGGAATATCGCGCTCTTGCTGGAACGGGCGGGACCTTTGGGACCCATCGCAATTGTCGCGCTGATGACGCTCGCGGTGGTAATCAGTCCTTTGCCTTCGGCCCCGATCGCGATCGCCGCTGGCGCGGCTTATGGCCATGTGCTGGGTACCGGGCTGGTGCTGGCCGGGGCACTGGCTGGCGCCGTGATCGCCTTTGCTCTGGCGCGGTTTCTGGGGAGAGAATTCGTGGTGCGATGGGTCGGCTCCGCGCCAGATGCGGGCCTGCTCGGCTCGCAGAACTTTTTGACCTGGGCTGTTTTCGTAAGCCGCTTGATGCCCTTCGTGTCGTTCGACCTTGTCAGCTATGCCGCCGGGTTGTCGGCGCTCCGGCCCTGGAGGTTCGTGCTGGCAACTTTGGCCGGGATCGTGCCTGCCAGTTTCGGGCTGGCCCATTTGGGCAGTGCGCTGAGCCAGCCCGCT containing:
- a CDS encoding TVP38/TMEM64 family protein, with protein sequence MQRLFPSRLVTVALLVALGGVLAVGLSGGWIGLDQRNIALLLERAGPLGPIAIVALMTLAVVISPLPSAPIAIAAGAAYGHVLGTGLVLAGALAGAVIAFALARFLGREFVVRWVGSAPDAGLLGSQNFLTWAVFVSRLMPFVSFDLVSYAAGLSALRPWRFVLATLAGIVPASFGLAHLGSALSQPASGSVILPVLALGLLTGAPLIFAAWRSRRSPGPAGADSSPTQ